One Xyrauchen texanus isolate HMW12.3.18 chromosome 2, RBS_HiC_50CHRs, whole genome shotgun sequence genomic window carries:
- the LOC127659257 gene encoding transmembrane protein 41B, which yields MARKRGNRETESNPLVEEHRPSKGTQSPGGASARMSILILVSTFACSACVMYLLFKNFPELSEDERGKIKIPKDMDDAKALGTVLSKYKDTYYTQVLLAYFATYIFLQTFAIPGSIFLSILSGYLYPFPLALFLVCLCSGLGASFCYMLSYLVGRPMVYKYLTERAQKWSQQVDKHRDHLINYIIFLRITPFLPNWFINITSPVINVPLGVFFLGTFLGVAPPSFVAINAGTTLYKLTTAGEAVSWNSLLVLGVLAVVSILPVCFQKKLQQKLD from the exons GGACCCAGTCACCAGGAGGAGCATCAGCGCGCATGTCAATCCTCATCCTCGTCTCCACATTTGCATGTTCTGCGTGTGTCATGTATCTGCTTTTCAAAAATTTCCCAGAGCTGAGCGA AGATGAAAGGGGAAAGATCAAAATTCCAAAAGACATGGACGACGCCAAGGCGTTGGGCACAGTGCTGTCCAAATACAAGGACACTTATTACACACAAGTACTTTTAGCGTACTTTGCTACATATATCTT CCTTCAGACGTTTGCCATCCCAGGCTCCATTTTTCTCAGTATTCTATCGGGATATCTCTACCCGTTTCCTCTAGCTCTCTTCCTGGTCTGTCTg TGTTCGGGCCTTGGAGCGTCTTTTTGCTATATGCTGTCTTATTTAGTCGGGAGACCGATGGTCTACAAGTACCTCACAGAGAGAGCGCAGAAATGGTCACAACAG GTAGACAAGCACAGAGACCACCTCATTAATTACATCATTTTTCTGAGAATAACACCGTTTCTTCCAAACTGGTTCATCAACATCACCTCGCCAGTCATTAATGTGCCTCTTGGTGTCTTCTTCCTGGGCACATTTCTTG GAGTAGCCCCTCCATCCTTTGTGGCGATAAACGCAGGGACGACGCTGTATAAGTTGACCACAGCTGGAGAGGCAGTGTCCTGGAACTCTCTCCTCGTGTTGGGTGTTTTGGCTGTTGTCTCCATCCTGCCTGTCTGCTTTCAGAAGAAACTCCAGCAGAAGCTTGATTAG